The Triticum aestivum cultivar Chinese Spring chromosome 3A, IWGSC CS RefSeq v2.1, whole genome shotgun sequence genome includes a region encoding these proteins:
- the LOC123060180 gene encoding C-type lectin receptor-like tyrosine-protein kinase At1g52310 isoform X2 has translation MVTPLDLVIALAALLLSAAAPAPALAHTPSCPDGWQISPDRLKCFMHISSSLSWDGSEALCRNFSSHLAALSSVQELNFARSLCGAASSGCWVGGRRRNTSGLVGWKWSDNSSSWNETAFPGEPLHPNCTGARCSLATGDDMCTLVTSKHTALTGKKCAESHGLICMMNHDRCYHDHCHKEYFIVLIVVSGLILSTTLAVVVWLLVYKRSKKRKRSREASGASATALVPPLWKVFNSEELRSITKNFSEGNRLPGNAKTGGTYSGTLPDGSKLAIKRLKRSSLQRKKDFYSEISRVAKLYHPNLVAVKGCCYDHGDRFIVYEFVANGPLDVWLHHIPRGGRSLDWATRMRVATTLAQGIAFLHDKVKPQVVHRDIRASNVLLDEEFGSHLMGVGLSKFVPWEVMHERTVKAATYGYLAPEFIYRNELTTKSDVYSFGVLLLEIISGRRPAQSVESAGWQTIFEWATPLVQSHRHLELLDPLINDLPEIGVIQKVVDLVYACTQHVPSVRPRMSHVVHQLQQLELKSAASEQLRSGTSTSATSPMLPLEVRTPR, from the exons atGGTCACGCCCCTCGACCTCGTCATCGCCCTCGCCGCGctgctcctctccgccgccgcgcccgcgcccgcgctggCTCACACCC CGTCATGTCCCGACGGTTGGCAAATCAGTCCTGACCGGCTAAAGTGCTTCATGCACATCTCAAGCTCACTTTCCTGGGACGGATCCGAAGCTCTCTGCCGCAACTTCAGCAGTCATCTGGCTGCATTATCATCGGTTCAGGAGCTAAATTTCGCAAGGTCTCTCTGTGGAGCTGCCTCCTCCGGGTGCTGGGTTGGAGGGCGTCGCCGCAACACCAGCGGTCTTGTTGGATGGAAATGGTCTGACAATTCGTCTTCTTGGAATGAGACCGCCTTTCCCGGCGAGCCGTTGCATCCCAATTGCACCGGCGCTCGCTGCAGTCTAGCCACCGGCGACGATATGTGCACTTTGGTGACCAGTAAGCACACTGCACTTACTGGAAAGAAGTGTGCCGAGTCACATGGGCTGATTTGCATGATGAATCACG ATAGGTGCTACCATGATCACTGCCACAAGGAGTATTTCATAGTCCTCATCGTCGTAAGCGGCTTGATTCTCTCGACCACTCTAGCTGTTGTGGTTTGGCTGCTCGTCTACAAGCGAAGCAAGAAAAGGAAAAGATCGCGTGAAGCTTCCGGCGCTTCAGCTACCGCATTAGTGCCACCGCTATGGAAAGTGTTCAACAGTGAAGAACTTAGATCGATAACCAAGAACTTCAGTGAGGGAAACCGGCTGCCCGGAAATGCCAAGACAGGTGGTACCTACAGTGGAACCTTGCCAGATGGATCCAAATTAGCAATTAAGAGATTGAAGAGATCCAGCCTACAAAGGAAAAAGGATTTCTACTCCGAGATCAGTAGAGTTGCAAAGCTCTATCATCCTAATTTAGTGGCTGTAAAAGGATGTTGTTATGATCATGGCGACCGCTTTATTGTCTATGAGTTTGTCGCCAATGGGCCGTTGGATGTGTGGCTGCATCATATTCCCAGAGGAGGGCGGAGCCTTGATTGGGCAACGAGAATGAGAGTTGCCACAACCCTTGCACAGGGGATTGC ATTTTTGCATGACAAGGTGAAGCCCCAGGTAGTCCACCGTGATATCCGTGCAAGCAACGTCCTTCTGGACGAGGAATTTGGTTCCCATCTGATGGGGGTTGGGCTGTCCAAGTTTGTGCCGTGGGAAGTAATGCACGAGAGGACCGTCAAGGCGGCAACATACGGTTACCTTGCCCCAGAGTTCATATACAGGAACGAGCTGACAACAAAGAGCGACGTCTACAGCTTCGGCGTGCTGCTTCTAGAAATCATCAGTGGCCGTAGGCCAGCACAGTCCGTTGAATCTGCTGGATGGCAGACTATATTCGAGTGGGCGACGCCTCTGGTCCAATCACACCGGCATCTGGAGCTGCTGGATCCGCTCATCAACGACTTGCCGGAGATAGGAGTGATCCAGAAGGTCGTGGACCTCGTCTACGCCTGCACCCAGCATGTCCCCTCGGTGCGCCCAAGGATGTCTCACGTCGTCCATCAGCTGCAGCAGCTTGAGCTCAAGTCAGCGGCGTCCGAGCAGCTGAGGAGCGGGACCAGCACCAGCGCGACTTCACCGATGCTGCCATTGGAGGTCCGGACACCTCGCTGA
- the LOC123060180 gene encoding C-type lectin receptor-like tyrosine-protein kinase At1g52310 isoform X1: MVTPLDLVIALAALLLSAAAPAPALAHTPSCPDGWQISPDRLKCFMHISSSLSWDGSEALCRNFSSHLAALSSVQELNFARSLCGAASSGCWVGGRRRNTSGLVGWKWSDNSSSWNETAFPGEPLHPNCTGARCSLATGDDMCTLVTSKHTALTGKKCAESHGLICMMNHEDRCYHDHCHKEYFIVLIVVSGLILSTTLAVVVWLLVYKRSKKRKRSREASGASATALVPPLWKVFNSEELRSITKNFSEGNRLPGNAKTGGTYSGTLPDGSKLAIKRLKRSSLQRKKDFYSEISRVAKLYHPNLVAVKGCCYDHGDRFIVYEFVANGPLDVWLHHIPRGGRSLDWATRMRVATTLAQGIAFLHDKVKPQVVHRDIRASNVLLDEEFGSHLMGVGLSKFVPWEVMHERTVKAATYGYLAPEFIYRNELTTKSDVYSFGVLLLEIISGRRPAQSVESAGWQTIFEWATPLVQSHRHLELLDPLINDLPEIGVIQKVVDLVYACTQHVPSVRPRMSHVVHQLQQLELKSAASEQLRSGTSTSATSPMLPLEVRTPR; the protein is encoded by the exons atGGTCACGCCCCTCGACCTCGTCATCGCCCTCGCCGCGctgctcctctccgccgccgcgcccgcgcccgcgctggCTCACACCC CGTCATGTCCCGACGGTTGGCAAATCAGTCCTGACCGGCTAAAGTGCTTCATGCACATCTCAAGCTCACTTTCCTGGGACGGATCCGAAGCTCTCTGCCGCAACTTCAGCAGTCATCTGGCTGCATTATCATCGGTTCAGGAGCTAAATTTCGCAAGGTCTCTCTGTGGAGCTGCCTCCTCCGGGTGCTGGGTTGGAGGGCGTCGCCGCAACACCAGCGGTCTTGTTGGATGGAAATGGTCTGACAATTCGTCTTCTTGGAATGAGACCGCCTTTCCCGGCGAGCCGTTGCATCCCAATTGCACCGGCGCTCGCTGCAGTCTAGCCACCGGCGACGATATGTGCACTTTGGTGACCAGTAAGCACACTGCACTTACTGGAAAGAAGTGTGCCGAGTCACATGGGCTGATTTGCATGATGAATCACG AAGATAGGTGCTACCATGATCACTGCCACAAGGAGTATTTCATAGTCCTCATCGTCGTAAGCGGCTTGATTCTCTCGACCACTCTAGCTGTTGTGGTTTGGCTGCTCGTCTACAAGCGAAGCAAGAAAAGGAAAAGATCGCGTGAAGCTTCCGGCGCTTCAGCTACCGCATTAGTGCCACCGCTATGGAAAGTGTTCAACAGTGAAGAACTTAGATCGATAACCAAGAACTTCAGTGAGGGAAACCGGCTGCCCGGAAATGCCAAGACAGGTGGTACCTACAGTGGAACCTTGCCAGATGGATCCAAATTAGCAATTAAGAGATTGAAGAGATCCAGCCTACAAAGGAAAAAGGATTTCTACTCCGAGATCAGTAGAGTTGCAAAGCTCTATCATCCTAATTTAGTGGCTGTAAAAGGATGTTGTTATGATCATGGCGACCGCTTTATTGTCTATGAGTTTGTCGCCAATGGGCCGTTGGATGTGTGGCTGCATCATATTCCCAGAGGAGGGCGGAGCCTTGATTGGGCAACGAGAATGAGAGTTGCCACAACCCTTGCACAGGGGATTGC ATTTTTGCATGACAAGGTGAAGCCCCAGGTAGTCCACCGTGATATCCGTGCAAGCAACGTCCTTCTGGACGAGGAATTTGGTTCCCATCTGATGGGGGTTGGGCTGTCCAAGTTTGTGCCGTGGGAAGTAATGCACGAGAGGACCGTCAAGGCGGCAACATACGGTTACCTTGCCCCAGAGTTCATATACAGGAACGAGCTGACAACAAAGAGCGACGTCTACAGCTTCGGCGTGCTGCTTCTAGAAATCATCAGTGGCCGTAGGCCAGCACAGTCCGTTGAATCTGCTGGATGGCAGACTATATTCGAGTGGGCGACGCCTCTGGTCCAATCACACCGGCATCTGGAGCTGCTGGATCCGCTCATCAACGACTTGCCGGAGATAGGAGTGATCCAGAAGGTCGTGGACCTCGTCTACGCCTGCACCCAGCATGTCCCCTCGGTGCGCCCAAGGATGTCTCACGTCGTCCATCAGCTGCAGCAGCTTGAGCTCAAGTCAGCGGCGTCCGAGCAGCTGAGGAGCGGGACCAGCACCAGCGCGACTTCACCGATGCTGCCATTGGAGGTCCGGACACCTCGCTGA
- the LOC123060179 gene encoding uncharacterized protein isoform X1: MALLCFLLDLRNIPPPILDLLKQCLLHLANHYAAAPSPPAASASAAPLPDRLALCYVHRAAAAPSGSSSRSPPELKIAYRPGEKFSLRDFHHAVENLPLDGFLPEQHGSVPTGDVSLQNLFSNRAIYSWATDDISKKVIAICFSAQNTEPLRRSLMEASEQCITVEFVMLETETAAFMYDDVSENSSSFIHRISDLENCVVRRYSPDVRNAETQVLHGLVKRWLEELKDDKEEMMQAVLVFRVPIIKSVNQVTCSIYPSANQIIDGFPYCQICRCHGRPIDDVTTHKAKWLCPTTSRQLAASDVTDSAVKIGDQTVLFLPTSEGGSNMRRASTSISFDVIERTDLASLNEGVIMGKSHVVVPSSNDEVALTDESLDQNTQIFYGLCETLFKLDQGLVCSSACNTETMKIGTLACYYLLQPSEKGPMLLRRLAGSEEILPLPDVSRPRNYTVSKDTKNSIETSLSKIAVKEYNPLHHERGFHSKLNSLVKDSLQFGSITPAYAVNDAIHLDSFSEPQIPALQGPRGNMFMSQREKARDADRIYAFSEPQTTASPFRVPKDRLPSQPKERKLPSQQPKEKVSPSISEEWEKLIIIDDNDDFCTPVSSSRAQFPRPPVSMLPSPVKPLDEKTSRILERLEAPKAKKQRASKAAGAGAAMASGRSGVSSTQGKKPLLPFEPSVSQPLKPTFNRVRRKPVP, encoded by the exons atggcgctgctctgcttcctcctcgaccTCCGCAACATCCCGCCGCCCATCCTCGACCTCCTCAAGCAG TGCCTGCTCCACCTCGCCAACCactacgccgccgccccctcgccgcccgcggcctccgcctccgccgccccgctcccGGACCGCCTCGCCCTCTGCTACGTCCACCGCGCCGCGGCCGCCCCCTCCGGTTCCTCCTCCCGCTCCCCGCCCGAG CTCAAGATTGCGTATAGGCCCGGGGAGAAATTCAGCCTTCGAGATTTCCACCATGCTGTCGAAAACTTGCCTCTGGATGGCTTCCTTCCCGAGCAACATGGGTCTGTGCCAACTGGAG ACGTGTCACTACAAAATCTGTTTAGCAACAGGGCCATCTATTCTTGGGCCACTGATGACATCTCCAAGAAAGTGATTGCAATATGTTTTTCTGCCCAAAACACGGAACCTCTCCGAAGATCACTTATG GAAGCATCAGAACAGTGTATTACAGTGGAGTTTGTAATGTTGGAGACAGAAACTGCTGCGTTCATGTATGATGATGTTTCTGAAAACTCCAGCAGTTTTATACACAGAATCAGTGACCTTGAAAATTGCGTTGTTCGAAGATACAGTCCTG ATGTTCGGAATGCAGAGACCCAAGTTTTGCATGGGCTAGTCAAGAGGTGGTTAGAAGAGCTGAAGGATGACAAGGAAGAGATGATGCAAGCTGTATTGGTGTTCAGAGTTCCCATAATTAAATCTGTTAATCAAGTAACCTGCAGCATATATCCATCAGCAAATCAGATCATTGATGGTTTTCCATATTGTCAG ATATGCAGGTGCCATGGTCGCCCCATAGATGACGTTACCACACATAAGGCAAAATGGTTGTGCCCAACAACAAGCCGCCAACTTGCAGCTTCTGATGTTACTGATAGTGCCGTGAAGATTGGTGATCAGACTGTATTGTTTCTTCCCACTTCAGAAGGTGGGTCAAACATGCGACGAGCCTCTACATCCATTTCTTTTGATGTGATTGAGCGCACTGACTTAGCCTCGCTAAATGAAG GAGTCATAATGGGGAAATCTCATGTTGTGGTTCCCAGCTCAAATGATGAAGTTGCTCTAACTGATGAGAGCCTGGATCAGAACACCCAGA TTTTCTATGGTCTATGTGAAACTCTTTTCAAGCTCGATCAGGGACTTGTGTGCTCCTCGGCGTGCAACACTGAAACAATGAAAATTGGAACTCTTGCCTGTTATTATCTCCTTCAGCCATCTGAAAAGGGACCAATGCTTCTGAGG AGGCTCGCTGGATCTGAAGAGATACTGCCTCTCCCGGATGTGAGCCGACCTCGCAACTATACTGTTAGCAAGGACACCAAGAATTCAATTGAAACCTCTTTATCAAAG ATTGCTGtgaaggaatacaaccctctacACCATGAAAGAGGTTTCCACTCGAAGCTGAATTCTCTGGTGAAGGATAGCCTGCAATTCGG GTCAATTACCCCAGCCTATGCTGTGAATGATGCCATCCATCTTGACTCATTCAGCGAGCCACAAATACCAGCATTGCAGGGTCCCAGGGGAAACATGTTCATGAGCCAAAGGGAGAAGGCCAGAGACGCCGACCGGATCTACGCGTTCAGCGAGCCACAGACGACAGCATCGCCTTTCCGAGTTCCGAAAGACAGGCTCCCGAGCCAGCCCAAGGAGAGGAAGCTCCCGAGCCAGCAGCCCAAGGAGAAGGTGTCGCCCAGCATCTCCGAGGAGTGGGAGAAgctcatcatcatcgacgacaacgACGACTTCTGCACCCCGGTCTCCTCTTCCAGGGCCCAATTCCCCAGGCCTCCGGTATCCATGCTTCCCTCTCCGGTGAAGCCACTGGACGAGAAGACCTCAAGGATCCTGGAGCGGCTGGAGGCCCCCAAGGCCAAGAAGCAGAGGGCCAGCAAGGCAGCCGGCGCCGGCGCTGCGATGGCGTCCGGCCGCAGTGGTGTCAGTAGCACACAGGGGAAGAAGCCGTTGCTGCCGTTTGAGCCCAGCGTTAGCCAGCCACTGAAACCTACCTTCAACAGGGTACGGCGAAAGCCTGTTCCTTAG
- the LOC123060179 gene encoding uncharacterized protein isoform X3 produces MALLCFLLDLRNIPPPILDLLKQLKIAYRPGEKFSLRDFHHAVENLPLDGFLPEQHGSVPTGDVSLQNLFSNRAIYSWATDDISKKVIAICFSAQNTEPLRRSLMEASEQCITVEFVMLETETAAFMYDDVSENSSSFIHRISDLENCVVRRYSPDVRNAETQVLHGLVKRWLEELKDDKEEMMQAVLVFRVPIIKSVNQVTCSIYPSANQIIDGFPYCQICRCHGRPIDDVTTHKAKWLCPTTSRQLAASDVTDSAVKIGDQTVLFLPTSEGGSNMRRASTSISFDVIERTDLASLNEGVIMGKSHVVVPSSNDEVALTDESLDQNTQIFYGLCETLFKLDQGLVCSSACNTETMKIGTLACYYLLQPSEKGPMLLRRLAGSEEILPLPDVSRPRNYTVSKDTKNSIETSLSKIAVKEYNPLHHERGFHSKLNSLVKDSLQFGSITPAYAVNDAIHLDSFSEPQIPALQGPRGNMFMSQREKARDADRIYAFSEPQTTASPFRVPKDRLPSQPKERKLPSQQPKEKVSPSISEEWEKLIIIDDNDDFCTPVSSSRAQFPRPPVSMLPSPVKPLDEKTSRILERLEAPKAKKQRASKAAGAGAAMASGRSGVSSTQGKKPLLPFEPSVSQPLKPTFNRVRRKPVP; encoded by the exons atggcgctgctctgcttcctcctcgaccTCCGCAACATCCCGCCGCCCATCCTCGACCTCCTCAAGCAG CTCAAGATTGCGTATAGGCCCGGGGAGAAATTCAGCCTTCGAGATTTCCACCATGCTGTCGAAAACTTGCCTCTGGATGGCTTCCTTCCCGAGCAACATGGGTCTGTGCCAACTGGAG ACGTGTCACTACAAAATCTGTTTAGCAACAGGGCCATCTATTCTTGGGCCACTGATGACATCTCCAAGAAAGTGATTGCAATATGTTTTTCTGCCCAAAACACGGAACCTCTCCGAAGATCACTTATG GAAGCATCAGAACAGTGTATTACAGTGGAGTTTGTAATGTTGGAGACAGAAACTGCTGCGTTCATGTATGATGATGTTTCTGAAAACTCCAGCAGTTTTATACACAGAATCAGTGACCTTGAAAATTGCGTTGTTCGAAGATACAGTCCTG ATGTTCGGAATGCAGAGACCCAAGTTTTGCATGGGCTAGTCAAGAGGTGGTTAGAAGAGCTGAAGGATGACAAGGAAGAGATGATGCAAGCTGTATTGGTGTTCAGAGTTCCCATAATTAAATCTGTTAATCAAGTAACCTGCAGCATATATCCATCAGCAAATCAGATCATTGATGGTTTTCCATATTGTCAG ATATGCAGGTGCCATGGTCGCCCCATAGATGACGTTACCACACATAAGGCAAAATGGTTGTGCCCAACAACAAGCCGCCAACTTGCAGCTTCTGATGTTACTGATAGTGCCGTGAAGATTGGTGATCAGACTGTATTGTTTCTTCCCACTTCAGAAGGTGGGTCAAACATGCGACGAGCCTCTACATCCATTTCTTTTGATGTGATTGAGCGCACTGACTTAGCCTCGCTAAATGAAG GAGTCATAATGGGGAAATCTCATGTTGTGGTTCCCAGCTCAAATGATGAAGTTGCTCTAACTGATGAGAGCCTGGATCAGAACACCCAGA TTTTCTATGGTCTATGTGAAACTCTTTTCAAGCTCGATCAGGGACTTGTGTGCTCCTCGGCGTGCAACACTGAAACAATGAAAATTGGAACTCTTGCCTGTTATTATCTCCTTCAGCCATCTGAAAAGGGACCAATGCTTCTGAGG AGGCTCGCTGGATCTGAAGAGATACTGCCTCTCCCGGATGTGAGCCGACCTCGCAACTATACTGTTAGCAAGGACACCAAGAATTCAATTGAAACCTCTTTATCAAAG ATTGCTGtgaaggaatacaaccctctacACCATGAAAGAGGTTTCCACTCGAAGCTGAATTCTCTGGTGAAGGATAGCCTGCAATTCGG GTCAATTACCCCAGCCTATGCTGTGAATGATGCCATCCATCTTGACTCATTCAGCGAGCCACAAATACCAGCATTGCAGGGTCCCAGGGGAAACATGTTCATGAGCCAAAGGGAGAAGGCCAGAGACGCCGACCGGATCTACGCGTTCAGCGAGCCACAGACGACAGCATCGCCTTTCCGAGTTCCGAAAGACAGGCTCCCGAGCCAGCCCAAGGAGAGGAAGCTCCCGAGCCAGCAGCCCAAGGAGAAGGTGTCGCCCAGCATCTCCGAGGAGTGGGAGAAgctcatcatcatcgacgacaacgACGACTTCTGCACCCCGGTCTCCTCTTCCAGGGCCCAATTCCCCAGGCCTCCGGTATCCATGCTTCCCTCTCCGGTGAAGCCACTGGACGAGAAGACCTCAAGGATCCTGGAGCGGCTGGAGGCCCCCAAGGCCAAGAAGCAGAGGGCCAGCAAGGCAGCCGGCGCCGGCGCTGCGATGGCGTCCGGCCGCAGTGGTGTCAGTAGCACACAGGGGAAGAAGCCGTTGCTGCCGTTTGAGCCCAGCGTTAGCCAGCCACTGAAACCTACCTTCAACAGGGTACGGCGAAAGCCTGTTCCTTAG
- the LOC123060179 gene encoding uncharacterized protein isoform X2, which yields MALLCFLLDLRNIPPPILDLLKQCLLHLANHYAAAPSPPAASASAAPLPDRLALCYVHRAAAAPSGSSSRSPPELKIAYRPGEKFSLRDFHHAVENLPLDGFLPEQHGSVPTGDVSLQNLFSNRAIYSWATDDISKKVIAICFSAQNTEPLRRSLMEASEQCITVEFVMLETETAAFMYDDVSENSSSFIHRISDLENCVVRRYSPETQVLHGLVKRWLEELKDDKEEMMQAVLVFRVPIIKSVNQVTCSIYPSANQIIDGFPYCQICRCHGRPIDDVTTHKAKWLCPTTSRQLAASDVTDSAVKIGDQTVLFLPTSEGGSNMRRASTSISFDVIERTDLASLNEGVIMGKSHVVVPSSNDEVALTDESLDQNTQIFYGLCETLFKLDQGLVCSSACNTETMKIGTLACYYLLQPSEKGPMLLRRLAGSEEILPLPDVSRPRNYTVSKDTKNSIETSLSKIAVKEYNPLHHERGFHSKLNSLVKDSLQFGSITPAYAVNDAIHLDSFSEPQIPALQGPRGNMFMSQREKARDADRIYAFSEPQTTASPFRVPKDRLPSQPKERKLPSQQPKEKVSPSISEEWEKLIIIDDNDDFCTPVSSSRAQFPRPPVSMLPSPVKPLDEKTSRILERLEAPKAKKQRASKAAGAGAAMASGRSGVSSTQGKKPLLPFEPSVSQPLKPTFNRVRRKPVP from the exons atggcgctgctctgcttcctcctcgaccTCCGCAACATCCCGCCGCCCATCCTCGACCTCCTCAAGCAG TGCCTGCTCCACCTCGCCAACCactacgccgccgccccctcgccgcccgcggcctccgcctccgccgccccgctcccGGACCGCCTCGCCCTCTGCTACGTCCACCGCGCCGCGGCCGCCCCCTCCGGTTCCTCCTCCCGCTCCCCGCCCGAG CTCAAGATTGCGTATAGGCCCGGGGAGAAATTCAGCCTTCGAGATTTCCACCATGCTGTCGAAAACTTGCCTCTGGATGGCTTCCTTCCCGAGCAACATGGGTCTGTGCCAACTGGAG ACGTGTCACTACAAAATCTGTTTAGCAACAGGGCCATCTATTCTTGGGCCACTGATGACATCTCCAAGAAAGTGATTGCAATATGTTTTTCTGCCCAAAACACGGAACCTCTCCGAAGATCACTTATG GAAGCATCAGAACAGTGTATTACAGTGGAGTTTGTAATGTTGGAGACAGAAACTGCTGCGTTCATGTATGATGATGTTTCTGAAAACTCCAGCAGTTTTATACACAGAATCAGTGACCTTGAAAATTGCGTTGTTCGAAGATACAGTCCTG AGACCCAAGTTTTGCATGGGCTAGTCAAGAGGTGGTTAGAAGAGCTGAAGGATGACAAGGAAGAGATGATGCAAGCTGTATTGGTGTTCAGAGTTCCCATAATTAAATCTGTTAATCAAGTAACCTGCAGCATATATCCATCAGCAAATCAGATCATTGATGGTTTTCCATATTGTCAG ATATGCAGGTGCCATGGTCGCCCCATAGATGACGTTACCACACATAAGGCAAAATGGTTGTGCCCAACAACAAGCCGCCAACTTGCAGCTTCTGATGTTACTGATAGTGCCGTGAAGATTGGTGATCAGACTGTATTGTTTCTTCCCACTTCAGAAGGTGGGTCAAACATGCGACGAGCCTCTACATCCATTTCTTTTGATGTGATTGAGCGCACTGACTTAGCCTCGCTAAATGAAG GAGTCATAATGGGGAAATCTCATGTTGTGGTTCCCAGCTCAAATGATGAAGTTGCTCTAACTGATGAGAGCCTGGATCAGAACACCCAGA TTTTCTATGGTCTATGTGAAACTCTTTTCAAGCTCGATCAGGGACTTGTGTGCTCCTCGGCGTGCAACACTGAAACAATGAAAATTGGAACTCTTGCCTGTTATTATCTCCTTCAGCCATCTGAAAAGGGACCAATGCTTCTGAGG AGGCTCGCTGGATCTGAAGAGATACTGCCTCTCCCGGATGTGAGCCGACCTCGCAACTATACTGTTAGCAAGGACACCAAGAATTCAATTGAAACCTCTTTATCAAAG ATTGCTGtgaaggaatacaaccctctacACCATGAAAGAGGTTTCCACTCGAAGCTGAATTCTCTGGTGAAGGATAGCCTGCAATTCGG GTCAATTACCCCAGCCTATGCTGTGAATGATGCCATCCATCTTGACTCATTCAGCGAGCCACAAATACCAGCATTGCAGGGTCCCAGGGGAAACATGTTCATGAGCCAAAGGGAGAAGGCCAGAGACGCCGACCGGATCTACGCGTTCAGCGAGCCACAGACGACAGCATCGCCTTTCCGAGTTCCGAAAGACAGGCTCCCGAGCCAGCCCAAGGAGAGGAAGCTCCCGAGCCAGCAGCCCAAGGAGAAGGTGTCGCCCAGCATCTCCGAGGAGTGGGAGAAgctcatcatcatcgacgacaacgACGACTTCTGCACCCCGGTCTCCTCTTCCAGGGCCCAATTCCCCAGGCCTCCGGTATCCATGCTTCCCTCTCCGGTGAAGCCACTGGACGAGAAGACCTCAAGGATCCTGGAGCGGCTGGAGGCCCCCAAGGCCAAGAAGCAGAGGGCCAGCAAGGCAGCCGGCGCCGGCGCTGCGATGGCGTCCGGCCGCAGTGGTGTCAGTAGCACACAGGGGAAGAAGCCGTTGCTGCCGTTTGAGCCCAGCGTTAGCCAGCCACTGAAACCTACCTTCAACAGGGTACGGCGAAAGCCTGTTCCTTAG